The following proteins come from a genomic window of Microbacterium lemovicicum:
- a CDS encoding SDR family NAD(P)-dependent oxidoreductase, producing the protein MTSLDGRTALITGVSGGIGTALAATFAREGAAVIGTYRQRRAEAETAVPGGLAQLLDADLSDAGAARDLWRRARAAASIDTLVVNAATLVPTALDADDEDWDDGWQRSLQTNVVAASTLMRAAAADFAERGSGSIIAISSWAAQQGSRLPDLGAYAASKAALRNFAQTLARATARDGVRVYTLAPGPVGTGMGTVDRDDDEIRAVADGLAMGRHVDAQEIAELAAFLASDRCPSLTGSTLDLNGASYIR; encoded by the coding sequence ATGACCTCGCTCGACGGGCGCACCGCGCTCATCACCGGCGTCTCGGGCGGCATCGGCACGGCGCTGGCCGCGACCTTCGCCCGCGAGGGCGCGGCCGTCATCGGGACCTACCGGCAGCGCCGCGCCGAAGCCGAGACGGCGGTCCCCGGAGGGCTCGCCCAGCTGCTCGACGCCGACCTGTCCGATGCCGGCGCGGCGCGCGATCTCTGGCGGCGCGCGCGGGCCGCGGCATCCATCGACACCCTCGTGGTCAACGCGGCCACCCTCGTCCCCACGGCTCTCGACGCCGACGACGAGGACTGGGACGACGGCTGGCAGCGGTCGCTGCAGACCAACGTCGTCGCCGCCTCCACCCTGATGCGCGCCGCGGCCGCCGACTTCGCCGAGCGGGGGTCGGGGTCCATCATCGCGATCTCGAGCTGGGCCGCCCAGCAGGGGTCGCGCCTGCCCGACCTGGGCGCCTACGCCGCCTCGAAGGCCGCCCTCCGCAACTTCGCCCAGACGCTCGCCCGCGCGACGGCACGCGACGGCGTGCGCGTGTACACCCTCGCCCCCGGCCCCGTCGGCACCGGCATGGGGACGGTCGACCGCGACGACGACGAGATCCGCGCGGTCGCCGACGGCCTCGCGATGGGCCGCCACGTGGACGCGCAGGAGATCGCCGAGCTCGCCGCCTTCCTCGCGAGCGATCGCTGCCCCAGCCTGACCGGATCCACCCTCGACCTGAACGGCGCGAGCTACATCCGCTGA
- a CDS encoding 3-hydroxyacyl-CoA dehydrogenase — protein MTSPSRPASPDPTVDADTVAVIGAGGIGVAWAVLFSAAGVGVRLHEANETVRSRAIAEVRSKLAELSGAGLLEEEVDAVISRVAVTETLEEALAGAAFVQECVVEDVDVKHALFAEMDRLADPAAVLASSTSTIMASRFADGLPGRHRCVVVHPGNPPYILRIAEIVPAAFTSEETVAAASALMRRVGITPIVLHHEIEGFAFNRLQGALLREAYCLVRDGVVSPADLDTLVREGLGLRWSVIGPFTTSELNTRGGLRRHAEVLGPIYARIGVERATENPWSPETVERVATEIESRLPHAAWEENVRERDRAMIRLSSLLRGFANPLAPAPAPAPAPADAPGRDGAADGTKPSPATPSEHREAPAHDARTAAGASRTERVSSVSSLRM, from the coding sequence ATGACCTCACCCTCCCGCCCCGCGTCACCCGACCCGACGGTCGACGCCGACACCGTCGCCGTCATCGGCGCCGGAGGGATCGGCGTCGCCTGGGCCGTGCTCTTCTCCGCCGCCGGCGTGGGGGTGCGCCTCCACGAGGCGAACGAGACGGTGCGCTCCCGGGCGATCGCGGAGGTGCGCTCGAAGCTGGCCGAGCTCTCGGGAGCCGGCCTGCTCGAGGAGGAGGTCGACGCGGTCATCTCGCGGGTGGCCGTCACCGAGACGCTGGAGGAGGCCCTCGCCGGCGCCGCGTTCGTGCAGGAATGCGTCGTCGAGGACGTCGACGTCAAGCACGCGCTCTTCGCCGAGATGGATCGGCTCGCCGACCCCGCCGCGGTGCTGGCCAGCTCCACCTCGACGATCATGGCCTCGCGCTTCGCCGACGGCCTCCCCGGCCGCCACCGCTGCGTCGTCGTGCACCCCGGCAACCCGCCCTACATCCTGCGCATCGCCGAGATCGTCCCGGCCGCCTTCACCTCGGAGGAGACGGTCGCCGCGGCGAGCGCCCTGATGCGCCGGGTCGGGATCACGCCGATCGTCCTCCATCACGAGATCGAGGGCTTCGCCTTCAACCGCCTGCAGGGAGCGCTGCTGCGCGAGGCGTACTGCCTCGTGCGCGACGGGGTGGTCTCGCCGGCCGACCTCGACACCCTGGTGCGGGAAGGACTCGGTCTGCGGTGGTCGGTCATCGGCCCCTTCACCACGAGCGAGCTCAACACCCGGGGCGGCCTGCGCCGCCACGCGGAGGTGCTGGGGCCGATCTACGCGCGCATCGGCGTCGAGCGCGCCACCGAGAACCCGTGGAGCCCCGAGACCGTCGAGCGGGTCGCCACGGAGATCGAGTCCCGCCTGCCGCACGCCGCCTGGGAGGAGAACGTGCGCGAGCGCGACCGTGCCATGATCCGGCTGTCCTCGCTGCTGCGCGGCTTCGCCAATCCGCTCGCTCCGGCTCCGGCTCCGGCTCCGGCTCCGGCTGACGCTCCCGGGCGGGACGGAGCAGCCGACGGCACGAAGCCGTCGCCCGCCACTCCGTCGGAGCACCGGGAGGCCCCGGCGCACGACGCTCGCACCGCCGCGGGCGCTTCTCGCACCGAACGGGTGTCCTCGGTTTCATCGTTGCGTATGTAA
- a CDS encoding HpcH/HpaI aldolase family protein: MSSVQVGAWSMLGTAAAASLMSRIGADWVVLDSQHGLYDDAGVIAAVPAAASVPVHVRVSANTPALIGRALDAGAAGVIVPMVQDAAEAVAAAAACRYAPEGIRSWGPLAAYRGESTVPPAEANARVSCAVMVETPTAVADVEAIAAAPGVDIVFVGPFDLSIALGVEVADLLADRTPGNPLDRIVAACRAAGTVAGAFAGGRDAADALLSRGFTWIAVAVDTQLITAAGTALVADTRGAARRPEENR; encoded by the coding sequence ATGTCCTCCGTTCAGGTCGGCGCCTGGTCGATGCTCGGCACGGCCGCCGCGGCATCGCTGATGTCGCGAATCGGCGCCGACTGGGTGGTGCTGGACTCCCAGCACGGCCTGTACGACGACGCCGGCGTGATCGCTGCCGTCCCCGCCGCGGCGTCGGTGCCCGTCCATGTGCGGGTCAGCGCGAACACGCCCGCGCTCATCGGCCGGGCCCTCGACGCCGGAGCTGCCGGCGTCATCGTGCCGATGGTGCAGGATGCCGCGGAGGCGGTCGCCGCGGCGGCCGCCTGCCGCTACGCGCCCGAAGGCATCCGGTCATGGGGGCCGCTGGCCGCCTACCGCGGCGAGAGCACCGTGCCCCCCGCCGAGGCGAACGCACGCGTCTCGTGCGCGGTGATGGTCGAGACCCCCACCGCCGTCGCAGACGTCGAGGCGATCGCCGCCGCCCCCGGGGTCGACATCGTGTTCGTCGGCCCCTTCGACCTCTCGATCGCCCTCGGCGTCGAGGTGGCGGATCTTCTCGCCGACCGCACGCCCGGCAACCCGCTGGACCGCATCGTGGCCGCGTGTCGCGCGGCGGGCACCGTCGCGGGCGCCTTCGCCGGTGGAAGGGATGCTGCCGACGCCCTGCTCAGCCGCGGCTTCACCTGGATCGCCGTCGCCGTGGACACGCAGCTCATCACCGCCGCGGGCACCGCGCTCGTCGCCGACACCCGCGGCGCAGCCCGCCGCCCGGAGGAGAACCGATGA
- a CDS encoding DUF885 domain-containing protein, producing MTDTVRRIADEYVRALAAHEPAAAQALGERPTRPLADLSPEWLEERYALQGETLRRLAGLPADADDAVLRSAMTERLTSDRGFYDTGFTPRMVAGLASPVHLILESIEGLPISDDEAGMAVLERLEAAPASVDDYIRALERARELGRRGRFTGTGVAAVRQIDLLAQQVEGWVATDYFGRVPREEGLSSAAADRADRAAREMAEALTRLARFLRDDLRADAPEEDAMGEDVYPAMVASMLGTPVDLREVYAYGWSELERLVAQSRDLASRLGGTGTDPVRSAGALLDEDPRYRLEGVPAITAWLRERVDETTRALQGVAFDLPPTIADVDCLVSQASSGVVYYTPAPPNAEVPSRIVWTIPSGVPFAATWHEVSSVHHEGLPGHHLEHTVNRANADLHPWQRYLCEVHGYAEGWAHYAEGLSDELGLIRDDAERLGMVLGQIWRAVRIVADIGMHTDWPVPETPLTDQTRWTPQLAREFLEEFAFVEPDLARFEVDRYLGIPGQALAFKVGAKLWVDARTAWRARHGDDAPLRDFHRDALALGPMGLGPLRDLLLAD from the coding sequence ATGACCGACACCGTCCGCCGCATCGCCGACGAGTACGTCCGCGCGCTGGCCGCGCACGAGCCCGCCGCCGCCCAGGCGCTCGGCGAGCGCCCGACCCGGCCGCTCGCCGACCTCTCGCCGGAGTGGCTGGAGGAGCGCTACGCGCTGCAGGGCGAGACCCTGCGCCGACTGGCCGGCCTGCCCGCCGACGCCGACGACGCGGTGCTGCGCTCGGCGATGACGGAGCGGCTCACCAGCGACCGCGGCTTCTACGACACGGGCTTCACCCCCCGGATGGTGGCGGGCCTCGCGAGCCCCGTGCATCTCATCCTGGAGAGCATCGAGGGACTCCCGATCTCCGACGACGAGGCCGGCATGGCCGTCCTCGAGCGGCTGGAGGCGGCACCGGCATCCGTCGACGACTACATCCGCGCGCTCGAGCGCGCACGGGAGCTCGGACGCCGAGGTCGCTTCACCGGCACGGGCGTCGCCGCTGTCCGGCAGATCGACCTCCTCGCCCAGCAGGTGGAGGGCTGGGTGGCCACCGACTACTTCGGCCGCGTTCCTCGCGAGGAGGGGCTCTCCTCCGCCGCCGCCGATCGCGCCGATCGGGCCGCGCGCGAGATGGCGGAGGCGCTGACGCGCCTCGCCCGCTTCCTGCGGGACGACCTCCGGGCGGATGCCCCCGAGGAGGACGCGATGGGCGAAGACGTCTACCCGGCGATGGTGGCGAGCATGCTGGGCACCCCGGTCGACCTCCGGGAGGTCTACGCCTACGGGTGGAGCGAGCTGGAGCGGCTGGTCGCGCAGTCGCGCGATCTGGCGTCGCGGCTCGGCGGCACGGGCACCGACCCCGTGCGCTCCGCGGGCGCTCTGCTCGACGAGGATCCGCGCTACCGCCTCGAGGGCGTCCCCGCGATCACCGCGTGGCTCCGTGAGCGGGTCGACGAGACCACGCGGGCCCTGCAGGGCGTCGCGTTCGACCTGCCCCCGACGATCGCGGACGTGGACTGCCTCGTGTCGCAGGCCTCCAGCGGCGTGGTCTACTACACCCCGGCGCCGCCGAACGCGGAAGTTCCGAGCCGCATCGTCTGGACCATCCCCAGCGGCGTGCCCTTCGCCGCCACGTGGCACGAGGTCTCCAGCGTCCATCACGAAGGCCTGCCCGGACACCACCTCGAGCACACGGTCAACCGCGCCAACGCCGACCTGCACCCCTGGCAGCGCTACCTGTGCGAGGTGCACGGCTACGCCGAGGGCTGGGCGCACTACGCGGAGGGGCTGTCGGACGAGCTCGGCCTGATCCGCGACGACGCCGAGCGTCTCGGCATGGTGCTGGGTCAGATCTGGCGCGCCGTCCGGATCGTGGCCGACATCGGCATGCACACCGACTGGCCCGTGCCCGAGACGCCCCTCACCGATCAGACGCGGTGGACGCCGCAGCTCGCGCGCGAGTTCCTCGAGGAGTTCGCCTTCGTCGAGCCCGACCTGGCCCGGTTCGAGGTCGACCGCTACCTCGGCATCCCGGGTCAGGCGCTCGCCTTCAAGGTCGGCGCCAAGCTGTGGGTCGACGCCCGCACCGCATGGCGTGCCCGCCACGGCGACGACGCACCGCTGCGCGACTTCCACCGCGACGCGCTCGCCCTGGGCCCCATGGGGCTGGGCCCGCTGCGCGACCTGCTGCTCGCGGACTGA
- a CDS encoding ABC transporter ATP-binding protein → MSGSAVGARATGAPALAARGLVRRHGERIAVDHVDVEVGQGEIVALVGPSGCGKSSTLRIIAGLDAAAHGTVDVAGVRVTGGRRPVPPEDRGVGMVFQDDVLFPHLSVAANVGYSLRRGQSREIVDALLDVLGIASLAPRLPHEISGGEAQRAALARTLAARPGLVLLDEPFAHLDASLREQVRGDMIRALRRTDSAALLVTHDQAEALAVADRVLVMRAGRIRQSGTPREVYDRPADAFVAGFIGRSVLLPVQVDGGPSARSALGDVAIAPGTPAGDRLAVLRPETLGLVDPGARGRRGTVVDASFRGADELLRVRLTPRAGESTGIEVEVAASAQHRTGDEVAVAVRRPVATVRADGAPDPA, encoded by the coding sequence GTGAGCGGGTCCGCGGTCGGCGCTCGCGCGACCGGCGCCCCTGCCCTGGCGGCGCGCGGGCTGGTCCGCCGTCACGGCGAGCGGATCGCGGTCGACCACGTCGACGTCGAGGTCGGTCAGGGCGAGATCGTGGCCCTCGTCGGGCCGTCCGGGTGCGGCAAGTCCTCGACGCTGCGGATCATCGCGGGACTGGATGCCGCGGCTCACGGCACCGTCGACGTCGCCGGTGTGCGCGTGACCGGCGGTCGACGGCCCGTGCCGCCGGAGGACCGCGGGGTGGGCATGGTGTTCCAGGACGACGTGCTGTTCCCGCACCTGAGCGTCGCCGCGAACGTCGGGTACAGCCTGCGCCGGGGGCAGTCGCGCGAGATCGTCGACGCCCTGCTCGACGTGCTCGGCATCGCCTCGCTGGCACCGCGCCTCCCGCACGAGATCTCGGGGGGCGAGGCGCAGCGCGCCGCCCTCGCACGCACCCTCGCCGCCCGCCCCGGACTCGTGCTCCTGGACGAGCCGTTCGCGCACCTCGACGCCTCGCTGCGCGAGCAGGTGCGCGGCGACATGATCCGCGCGCTCCGGCGCACCGACAGTGCCGCCCTGCTCGTCACGCACGATCAGGCGGAGGCGCTCGCCGTCGCCGACCGCGTGCTGGTGATGCGCGCCGGACGCATCCGCCAGAGCGGCACGCCGCGCGAGGTGTACGACCGCCCGGCGGACGCCTTCGTCGCGGGCTTCATCGGCCGCTCGGTCCTTCTGCCGGTGCAGGTCGACGGGGGCCCGTCGGCCCGCAGCGCGCTGGGCGATGTGGCGATCGCTCCGGGGACGCCCGCGGGGGATCGGCTGGCCGTGCTGCGTCCCGAGACCCTCGGACTCGTCGATCCGGGCGCGCGCGGTCGCCGGGGGACCGTCGTGGATGCGAGCTTCCGCGGCGCCGACGAACTGCTGCGCGTGCGGCTCACGCCACGGGCGGGGGAGTCGACCGGCATCGAGGTGGAGGTCGCCGCCTCCGCGCAGCACCGGACCGGCGACGAGGTGGCCGTCGCCGTGAGGCGGCCGGTGGCGACGGTCCGCGCCGACGGCGCCCCCGACCCGGCGTGA
- a CDS encoding ABC transporter permease: MRSALGRTATVLAVVIVAGLSVPPLIVLVVQAWLGRSAATVPASRLLELLGNTLLLTVLVVAVSGVLGTTTALLTRRTSLPGRRIWSVLVCVPLVLPAYVFAVALSGMLGGGGVLTGWLAPLGVDRLPPATGLWAATACLAIVSVPIVHTLVGAALARQDPALLDSARLLGDGPIRAFVRVTLPHLRGTLALAGCVVALYVVSDFGAVSMLRYDTFTRAVYAQFRGRVDLAPAFALCGVLVLVALALILAQAVLRGRERAVAARARPIVPVAIGRGAILAGTAVLAAVVLLSTVLPVATLATWAVRGLANGVQPGPVLAEAGNALYFALLAGVVTTALAVPVALVARRRSPLARVVDGLPWVTHSLPHLAVGLAVLVLSLIGPRVLYQSTTTLVLAYAVLFLPLALGPLVIALRRIDPRLIDVARTLGDPPVRTALRVVAPLVRRSTLVGATLVFFAALHELPVTLLLRPTGSETLAIRVWGAIVEGQYTTASIAALLMVALSVPLLALHERSAARAAVSA; encoded by the coding sequence ATGAGGAGCGCGCTCGGCCGGACGGCGACGGTCCTCGCGGTCGTCATCGTCGCCGGACTGTCGGTTCCGCCGCTGATCGTCCTCGTCGTGCAGGCGTGGCTGGGGCGCTCGGCCGCCACCGTGCCGGCATCCCGTCTCCTCGAGCTCCTCGGCAACACCCTCCTGCTCACGGTGCTCGTGGTGGCCGTCTCCGGGGTGCTGGGCACCACGACCGCGCTCCTGACACGGCGCACGTCCCTTCCGGGCCGCCGCATCTGGTCGGTGCTGGTCTGCGTGCCGCTGGTGCTGCCCGCCTACGTCTTCGCCGTGGCCCTGTCGGGCATGCTGGGCGGCGGCGGCGTGCTGACCGGCTGGCTCGCCCCGCTCGGAGTGGACCGGCTGCCTCCCGCGACCGGGCTGTGGGCGGCGACCGCGTGCCTGGCCATCGTGAGCGTGCCGATCGTGCACACCCTCGTGGGTGCGGCGCTGGCGCGTCAGGACCCGGCGCTCCTCGACAGCGCCCGGCTGCTCGGCGACGGGCCGATCCGGGCCTTCGTGCGGGTGACGCTGCCGCACCTGCGCGGCACCCTCGCGCTGGCCGGGTGCGTCGTGGCGCTCTACGTCGTGTCCGACTTCGGCGCCGTCTCGATGCTCCGCTACGACACGTTCACGCGCGCCGTCTACGCGCAGTTCCGCGGCCGGGTCGACCTCGCGCCGGCCTTCGCGCTGTGCGGGGTGCTCGTGCTCGTGGCGCTCGCGCTCATCCTCGCGCAGGCGGTGCTGCGGGGACGCGAGCGCGCGGTCGCCGCGCGGGCGCGGCCGATCGTCCCAGTGGCCATCGGCCGCGGAGCGATCCTGGCCGGCACCGCCGTGCTGGCCGCGGTCGTGCTGCTCTCGACGGTGCTGCCGGTGGCGACGCTGGCCACCTGGGCGGTGCGGGGCCTGGCGAACGGCGTGCAGCCCGGACCGGTGCTCGCCGAGGCGGGCAACGCCCTGTACTTCGCTCTGCTCGCGGGGGTGGTCACGACGGCGCTCGCGGTGCCCGTGGCCCTCGTCGCCCGCCGCCGCTCGCCGCTCGCCCGTGTCGTCGACGGACTGCCGTGGGTGACGCACTCCCTCCCGCACCTGGCCGTCGGGCTGGCCGTGCTCGTCCTGTCGCTCATCGGGCCGCGGGTGCTCTACCAGTCGACCACCACGCTCGTCCTGGCCTACGCGGTGCTCTTCCTCCCGCTGGCCCTGGGCCCCCTCGTGATCGCGCTGCGACGAATCGACCCCCGACTCATCGACGTCGCCCGCACCCTCGGCGATCCGCCGGTGCGGACGGCGCTGCGGGTCGTGGCGCCGCTGGTGCGCCGGTCGACGCTCGTGGGCGCGACGCTCGTCTTCTTCGCCGCGCTGCACGAGCTGCCCGTCACGCTCCTGCTGCGCCCGACCGGATCGGAGACGCTCGCCATCCGCGTCTGGGGGGCGATCGTGGAGGGGCAGTACACCACGGCGAGCATCGCCGCGCTGCTGATGGTCGCCCTGAGCGTCCCCCTGCTCGCCCTGCACGAGCGGTCGGCGGCGCGCGCGGCGGTGTCGGCGTGA
- a CDS encoding extracellular solute-binding protein, with translation MRTSRLTVILLAASLALTGCAAGSTAGGSAAGGATPGGDAATGGDGADLVVYVGRNEDHVRPLVEAFEESTGLQVDARYGSTGELATTILQEGGTSPADLFFTQDPVYIGAVSEAGLLAPLPADVIERVPAGISGADGDWVGVTARRRVLAYDPAQTPDAQLPASVFELTGEPWRGRVGVSPTHSSFVSFVAAMVAMRGEDETLNWLKGVAANDPQIFDGNEEQLRAIAAGDLDTGLVNHYYVHRLVTEDPAFPVRNHSFAAGDPGDVVMPTTIGALAAGAHPEAAVDFVRFLLSEDAQRHFLEEVGEYPLADGIGTPEGERPLDPALIRDMRLPEVAGNLDVATDLIARSGLI, from the coding sequence ATGCGCACGTCCCGCCTCACCGTCATCCTCCTCGCCGCCTCCCTCGCCCTCACCGGGTGTGCCGCCGGCTCCACCGCCGGCGGATCGGCGGCAGGCGGCGCGACCCCGGGCGGCGACGCGGCGACGGGCGGTGACGGGGCCGACCTCGTCGTGTACGTGGGCCGCAACGAGGACCACGTCCGCCCCCTCGTCGAGGCGTTCGAGGAGAGCACCGGCCTCCAGGTCGACGCCCGGTACGGCAGCACCGGCGAGCTCGCCACGACGATCCTGCAGGAGGGCGGCACTTCGCCCGCCGACCTGTTCTTCACGCAGGACCCCGTCTACATCGGAGCGGTCTCCGAGGCCGGCCTGCTCGCACCGCTTCCGGCCGACGTGATCGAGAGGGTCCCCGCGGGGATCTCCGGAGCCGACGGCGACTGGGTGGGCGTCACCGCGCGCCGGCGCGTGCTGGCCTACGACCCCGCGCAGACCCCGGATGCGCAGCTGCCCGCCTCGGTGTTCGAGCTGACCGGCGAACCCTGGCGGGGACGGGTGGGCGTGTCGCCCACGCACAGCTCCTTCGTCTCGTTCGTCGCGGCGATGGTCGCGATGCGCGGCGAGGACGAGACCCTGAACTGGCTCAAGGGCGTCGCCGCGAACGACCCGCAGATCTTCGACGGCAACGAGGAGCAGCTGCGGGCGATCGCGGCGGGCGACCTCGACACCGGGCTCGTCAACCACTACTACGTGCACCGCCTCGTGACCGAGGACCCGGCCTTCCCCGTGCGCAACCACTCCTTCGCCGCGGGCGACCCGGGCGACGTCGTCATGCCCACGACGATCGGCGCGCTCGCCGCCGGCGCGCACCCGGAGGCGGCGGTCGACTTCGTGCGCTTCCTGCTGTCGGAGGATGCCCAGCGCCATTTCCTCGAGGAGGTCGGGGAGTACCCGCTCGCCGACGGCATCGGCACTCCCGAGGGCGAGCGGCCCCTGGATCCGGCGCTCATCCGCGACATGCGCCTGCCGGAGGTCGCCGGCAACCTCGACGTCGCCACCGACCTCATCGCCCGCTCGGGGCTCATCTAG